In Pseudomonas deceptionensis, a single window of DNA contains:
- a CDS encoding GAF domain-containing protein — protein MIDLNAAGAGLDGYTLLQAQLESLLADERDFIANAAQFSAFLYHQLDDLNWAGFYLNRNEELVLGPFQGQIACVRIPFGRGVCGAAAASQQTQRVEDVHAFAGHIACDSASNSELVVPLLKDGRLIGVLDLDSPSIGRFTEQDQQGVEALAAIFLRLSDC, from the coding sequence ATGATTGATTTGAACGCCGCGGGTGCAGGCCTGGATGGCTATACCCTGTTGCAGGCTCAACTGGAGTCGTTGTTGGCCGATGAGCGGGACTTTATTGCCAATGCCGCGCAATTTTCGGCTTTTTTGTACCACCAGCTGGACGATCTGAACTGGGCAGGGTTTTACCTGAACCGCAATGAAGAGCTGGTGCTGGGGCCGTTCCAGGGGCAGATTGCCTGTGTGCGTATTCCTTTCGGGCGTGGCGTATGCGGGGCTGCGGCGGCGAGCCAGCAAACACAGCGGGTTGAGGATGTGCACGCGTTTGCCGGACATATCGCTTGTGATAGCGCCTCTAACAGTGAACTGGTCGTTCCGCTGCTCAAGGACGGCCGCCTGATTGGCGTGCTGGACCTGGACAGCCCGAGCATCGGACGGTTTACCGAGCAGGACCAGCAGGGCGTTGAAGCACTGGCGGCTATTTTCCTGCGCCTGAGCGACTGCTAA